One stretch of Fictibacillus sp. b24 DNA includes these proteins:
- a CDS encoding Ger(x)C family spore germination protein, which translates to MKLLKSSLPLIICILFLTGCWDQNELDELSIVMGIGINIDKKGDLIVTYQVVNPTEVAPGISGGGGGKQPVFTVYETKGRNLMEATRKASKQTSRRLFFAHARMLVFSEKLAKDNIYQALDMISRDPEVRSTIQVLIARGTTPSKILRTFTAIDKVTSDEVATILKISEKNWGENMQQDINEVLQSIINEGGEPLINGIRLTGDKKLAVTAQNYEVGDPARIQLSGMGVFKDGKLKGWIDGPEARGVLWIKGKLVSSAITVPCNDDKKGYSIEVVRSNTELSANTKSNNPTITITVFPEANIAEANCPVNLEKPSEITKIERNLNAVIEKEINKTITAAQSFESDVLGFGELLYREDSKKWRQIYKKEFAEIFPKLKVSVHVDSRIRRSGMRTSPFLFEEKKEAPK; encoded by the coding sequence GTGAAACTTCTAAAGAGTTCTCTTCCTCTTATAATCTGCATTCTTTTTTTAACAGGATGTTGGGACCAGAATGAGCTTGATGAACTATCAATTGTTATGGGTATTGGAATTAATATTGATAAAAAAGGTGATCTTATCGTTACTTATCAAGTGGTGAATCCTACAGAAGTGGCTCCTGGTATTTCAGGGGGCGGTGGGGGGAAGCAGCCTGTTTTTACGGTATATGAGACGAAAGGACGTAACTTGATGGAAGCAACAAGAAAAGCAAGCAAGCAAACCTCAAGACGCTTGTTTTTTGCCCATGCAAGGATGCTCGTTTTCAGTGAAAAACTCGCAAAAGACAATATTTATCAAGCGCTGGACATGATCTCTCGAGATCCTGAAGTGCGTTCTACCATTCAAGTTCTGATTGCGAGGGGCACAACCCCGTCCAAAATTTTGCGTACGTTTACCGCGATCGATAAAGTGACTTCTGATGAGGTAGCAACCATCTTAAAGATCTCTGAAAAAAATTGGGGAGAAAACATGCAGCAAGACATTAATGAAGTTCTTCAATCCATTATTAATGAAGGCGGCGAGCCTCTTATAAATGGTATACGGTTAACGGGTGATAAAAAATTGGCGGTAACTGCTCAAAACTACGAGGTGGGAGATCCGGCTAGAATTCAATTATCAGGAATGGGAGTATTTAAAGACGGGAAGCTGAAAGGTTGGATTGATGGTCCAGAAGCAAGAGGCGTTCTATGGATTAAAGGTAAACTTGTCAGTTCTGCGATAACAGTACCTTGTAATGACGACAAAAAAGGATATTCAATCGAGGTTGTACGCTCAAACACTGAACTATCGGCAAACACAAAGAGCAATAATCCTACCATAACCATAACTGTGTTTCCAGAAGCAAATATCGCAGAGGCGAACTGTCCTGTTAATTTGGAAAAGCCTTCTGAAATTACTAAGATTGAGAGAAACCTCAATGCAGTTATCGAAAAAGAAATAAACAAAACAATTACAGCTGCTCAAAGCTTTGAAAGCGATGTATTAGGGTTTGGAGAATTATTATATCGAGAAGATTCGAAGAAATGGCGTCAAATTTATAAAAAAGAGTTTGCTGAAATTTTCCCTAAGCTAAAAGTGAGCGTACATGTAGATTCACGTATACGAAGGTCAGGAATGCGGACATCACCGTTTTTATTTGAAGAAAAGAAAGAGGCTCCAAAATGA
- a CDS encoding spore germination protein, producing the protein MRNRRKRPVIRTYKKLSDMVAEKNLGEASSLQTKTRSEGTQVQEQKAAEKEGELSPVSQVTVDSVKKSLGNPVDLIVREFEFELEDKVTATLLFLEEMNDSQLLNEFILAPLMSLTSDKQSSPVPVNHALHYIKQNAVALGRVLDVETEEELLEALLSGFSVLLVEGNTKGLKMGTNGGKVRGIEEPTSEVVIRGPKDSFTESLKTNISLIRRRVRSPDLRIEKFKVGDVTHTDVVVVYLENIVNPLLIKEIKERIKEVETDGLLESGQLEEFIQDETVTVFPQFMNTERPDVVIGNLLEGRVGIMVNGTPFSLIAPTQFIQFFQSSEDYYMRYDISTFLRLLRFSVFIISLIAPSIYIALTTFHQAMIPTTLLFGIAAQREGVPFPAIAEAMVMEITFEILREAGIRMPRAVGVAVSIVGALVLGQAAVQAGLVSPAMVIVVGITAVASFAIPSFAVATSARLLRFPLMIISSVFGFYGLTLALIVIIAHLTSLRSFGYPYLSPFAPIQTQDLKDSLFRFPITKLFKRPEKLARKNQTRTQPYQVKKKREGETTR; encoded by the coding sequence ATGAGGAACAGAAGAAAACGCCCTGTAATTAGAACATATAAGAAATTATCAGATATGGTTGCCGAAAAAAACCTTGGCGAAGCATCTTCTCTCCAAACAAAAACCCGTTCTGAAGGAACTCAGGTCCAAGAACAAAAAGCAGCAGAAAAAGAAGGAGAGCTCAGTCCCGTTTCACAAGTAACCGTTGACAGCGTAAAAAAGAGTCTCGGCAACCCGGTGGATTTAATCGTAAGAGAGTTTGAGTTTGAACTCGAAGATAAAGTTACAGCTACGCTTCTTTTCTTAGAAGAGATGAACGACTCGCAGCTTTTAAACGAATTTATACTAGCTCCATTAATGTCGTTAACTTCTGACAAACAATCATCGCCAGTGCCTGTTAATCATGCTCTGCATTATATCAAGCAAAATGCGGTTGCCTTAGGAAGAGTTTTGGATGTAGAGACAGAAGAGGAACTGTTAGAAGCCCTTCTTTCTGGCTTCAGTGTTTTACTAGTTGAAGGGAATACTAAAGGACTGAAGATGGGGACAAACGGCGGCAAGGTGAGAGGGATTGAAGAGCCTACATCAGAGGTCGTAATTCGGGGTCCCAAAGATTCTTTTACAGAGTCTTTGAAAACGAACATTTCTTTAATCAGAAGAAGAGTACGCTCTCCCGATTTAAGAATTGAAAAATTTAAAGTTGGAGATGTAACACATACGGATGTAGTTGTTGTTTACTTAGAGAATATCGTGAATCCTCTCTTAATAAAAGAAATAAAAGAGAGGATTAAAGAGGTGGAAACTGACGGGCTGCTAGAGTCTGGACAGCTCGAGGAATTCATACAAGATGAGACTGTTACCGTTTTTCCTCAGTTCATGAATACGGAAAGACCTGACGTCGTGATCGGCAACCTACTTGAAGGACGTGTAGGAATCATGGTTAACGGAACCCCGTTTTCGTTAATAGCACCTACACAATTCATTCAATTTTTTCAGTCATCTGAAGATTATTATATGAGATATGACATCAGTACCTTTCTGCGATTGTTAAGATTTTCGGTATTTATTATTTCTCTGATCGCACCATCTATCTATATTGCTCTTACAACATTCCATCAAGCCATGATTCCGACGACACTTCTTTTTGGTATCGCTGCTCAGCGCGAAGGTGTTCCATTTCCAGCAATAGCTGAGGCAATGGTCATGGAAATCACGTTTGAAATATTGCGTGAGGCTGGAATCAGGATGCCGCGTGCTGTTGGTGTTGCTGTTTCCATTGTGGGTGCACTTGTATTGGGACAAGCGGCCGTACAGGCAGGACTCGTTTCTCCTGCCATGGTCATTGTAGTAGGAATTACAGCAGTAGCCAGCTTTGCCATTCCATCTTTTGCAGTTGCCACTTCAGCCAGGTTATTGCGATTTCCGTTAATGATCATTTCTTCTGTATTTGGTTTTTATGGATTAACACTTGCCTTAATCGTTATTATCGCTCATTTAACAAGTTTAAGATCTTTTGGCTATCCATATTTGAGTCCATTTGCCCCTATACAAACACAAGATCTGAAAGACAGTCTCTTTCGGTTTCCTATTACAAAGCTTTTTAAACGGCCAGAAAAGCTGGCAAGGAAAAATCAAACCCGTACCCAGCCTTATCAAGTAAAGAAAAAAAGAGAGGGGGAGACAACAAGGTGA